ggactTGCAGGTTTGGTCGGACTTCCTAGCCAGCTTTAACGGGGTTACGTTCTGGCGGGACGATTTATTACTTGAAGCggagcttcaggttatgtccgACGCCTCCGGTTCTTTGGGTTTTGGGATCTATTTTAGGAAACATTGGTGTGTGGGTCAGTGGCCTAGTGAGTGGCATAGGTGGGGTCTTGTCAGGGACCTTAcgttcttggaattttttccaattctggtaGCCGTGTTTTTGTGGGGACGTGAGTTTTCCAACCAGACTgtgcatttctggtgtgataaccaggctgtGGTACAAGTGGTTAATTCATTGACCTCTAGGTCCCCTAGGGTTATGAAGCTCGTTCGAGCCTTCACCCTTCTTTGCCTCCATTGGAACATATTGTTTAAGGCCAGACATGTTCCAGGGGTGGATAATGAGGTGGCGGACGcattgtctcgcctacagatggatcGTTTCAGGcggcttgccccggaggcggacCCCCATCCAGTGCAGATGCCGCAGGaactttggctgcttgggagtcCGAGGCATTCAGGGCCATCTGGCTTGCAGTGGCCCCGAGCACCAGGAGAGCCTACAAcagagcggtaggacagtttaCAGGGTTCAGAGACAGGCTTAGCTTGCAGCAGCGCTGGCCTATCCCGGTTTCGCACTTGATGcgcttttgtgtgcatcagaagttGCGGGGTCTTGCGGTTAAGTCGATTCGGGGTCAGCTTGCAGCGTTGGCGTATGTAAGCAAGGCACGGGGGTtccctgaggccacgggggacttccgtgTGCGGAAGATGTTGGAAGGTTGGTCCAGGGAAGCAGGGGCTCGAGTTGACACCAGGGAGCCTATTTCTCCCTCGGTGCTCAAGGGGCTTTTTGCGGTATGGGCCGAGGTTTGCAGTTCTGGGTATGAGACGCGGCTGTTTCACGCGGCGGCATTGACCGCGTTCTTTGGGGCATTTCGCATTAGTGAATTAGTGGCTCGGTCCAGTTTGGACCGGTCTGACCGTGCTCTTTTGGTTAGTGATTTACAGTGGGACGGGGATGCAGTCATTATTAAGTTACGTCAATCCAAGACGGATCAGTGGCGTAAAGGGGTTGTTATTCGGCTGGGGCCTTGCGCAGATGGAGAGTTGTGCCCGGTGAGGGCTCTCCGGCGCTTCCTTCGGGTGCGGGGCAAGGAACAAGGGCTTTTGTTCAGGCACGGCGATGGTCGGCCTTTAACGCGCTATCAGTTCTGGGCAGTTACCCAGAGAGCCCTTGATCGGCTGGGTTTGAAGGGAGTTAAATTCGCGACAcattctttcaggattggggcGGCTTCCACGGCGGCCGCAATGGGTTACTCGGCTGTAGCCATCCAAAGAGTTGGCAGGTGGCGTTCGTCAGCGTATCGGGCTTATGTTAGGCCCTTGTCTAAATTTTAAGCCATTACTAATTGaattttctttaggtgctgtgtcctgccgagagaagcaaagaattctgatctgcgggcacagtatggttttCTGGGCGGCCCACCAAGCACGGAGGACGAGGATTGGGTCGCAGTTGGGTCTGAGTGACTGGGCccgggttgagtggcagggccgtcggggccttcggtggcccggcctgctgccttTGTTATTTGGCCGGAGGAGTGGCCTCCCGCCCCACGTGTTAGTCATTCACCTAGGTGGGAATGATCTGGGGCTCATGCAAGGCAGGGCATTGTCCTTGCAAGTTAAACAGGACCTGCAGTTCATTCTTCGGCGGTGGCCTGGTGTTCTCATTATTTGGTCCGCCATGTTGCCTCggcgggtttggcgggaggccttgcaCCGTCCGGCTATTGAAAGGGCTcgaatgaaggccaatagggctattCAAAAGGCTTTGGGTGAAGGGTTGGGTATTTACTTacctcaccctcggatcagggccacttttgccgacctctaccgaggtgacgGGGTACACCTTTCGGCGTCCGGCAACGAGGTGTTTTTAGATGACTTGCGGCAGGGGCTTCGGCTGGCCTTAAGCCATCtctggggcgccagggcctaagcagaggcttggcctggcgttggcaggatagaattgggaaatagggagcgggccggtgagcacccttggcgcttctccattttggggaagaggggtctgcctgaagcggatggtactgcttgtgacggctgccatgctgcatgggcagactgccttggggaaccctgtgtgcaagtcctacctcactgctgtacggctgaggtgtgggagcttgattgggggaaccaaatttgcctggctgtccaggtagctgccatccggtggatggcttaagcctggggcttcggggctcgcccagacaggtcgaggcggaggtccaaggtgcGACCACGTGGCTcgtcctgtaccgctagtttgcccttgccgcagtttgatAGTTATGGTTATAAATATTGTTatcttaataaaagtggcccttagtaccaAACAGTaacgtctgtctcttcattccgactggggtggcaaagcgACCCTTTCTGCCGCCAGCCTGGCTGTGGGGCGGGGGGTCgtcatttgcctcctcggaaggaggaagagaaggcgcGCTTTCCCCGGACATACGGGGATTGCGCGGGGGCGGAGCTTGCTAGCCGTTAGGCTGCTCCGCTCCCCCGCCGGCGTCAGTCGCCCGGGaaagagctcggcccaccctcctctccctgtatcggtgcaggattagccggttgctgtagtcagagccaggtaggaattttttcctccggTCACCTAATTGGCCCGGGTCcggaggtttttcgcctaccttgtaccgaTATTGTGGTTGAGGTGATTGGCACGGTGGCGCTGTTTAGATAAATCATtttggcaggatagaattgggaaatagggagcgggccggtgagcacccttggcgcttctccattttggggaagaggggtctgcctgaagcggatggtactgcttgtgacggctgccatgctgcatgggcagactgccttggggaaccctgtgtgcaagtcctacctcactgctgtacggctgaggtgtgggagcttgattgggggaaccaaatttgcctggctgtccaggtagctgccatccggtggatggcttaagcctggggcttcggggctcgcccagacaggtcgaggcggaggtccaaggtgcGACCACGTGGCTcgtcctgtaccgctagtttgcccttgccgcagtttgatAGTTATGGTTATAAATATTGTTatcttaataaaagtggcccttagtaccaAACAGTaacgtctgtctcttcattccgactggggtggcaaatgaGAACTGAGTGACAGAAGTTAAGGTTGGTTTATGTAGTTTTGCAATTGTATATGTGAATTCTTATAAATAAGTTATTGTACCATCTAATAGTAAACGGCCGCATTTCTCTTAATACATCTCAGGTAATGAAAAGCTTAGGAAATACGTTCCAGTAAAGTAACTCTATAGCATATTAACTCATCCTTTGCTtgcagattatttttttttaaaaaaagaggctaCAACTATGGACagccttggatttttttttaaaggaacagcaTTGTCTAACTCACAATTTGTGGTAACAATGTAGGCAGAAAGGCTGCTTCAATGCAAAACTCTGTCAGAGAAGTTTTTTATGCTTGCTAATCAAAATGAAATTACATTTTCTACATGCATAATATGCTTTCAAATTGACTTGTACTGTCATTGGAAAGAGTGCAGCAGATCTCTTCAAATAATAGCTTTTAGCATGACTTGCTAGGTTCTGAGTGCACAGTGCTATATTTTGGTAATATGCCACTTCAAATACAATAttacagaagaaagaaaagacaaGTGGTCCTGGTATTGAAGATAGCGTAATACTATCTAGGGTATGATGTACGGCTTGGCTCAGCAACAACATCCTTTGAGAGGCAAAGGGATGGTAAGTAACatttcaacaattctgtcagctaGGTATCTTTGCACAACATGTctctagtatttatttattttaaaaacttgtgcCCTGCCTCTTCCAATGTTCTTAATGgttttcataataaaaaaaaaccaataTAGTAAAAAAGAAAGCAAGATATAATAAAGCAAAACATAAGCATGGGAACTATCTAACTCTTACTTTCTTATCTTACCCCTCCCCCCCTACACACATACCAATGTACCATTTCTGACAAGATGACTTTTGCTTATCATTTCTCTTGTTCcagcaagaaaaacaaaaactgagGCCCTGGTAATATTAGGCAGTACCAACCTACTATTTTAAGCATCAGAGTCAGCTAATAAAACTGCAATCTTCTCAGgatctgagtgggtacaaaggttggacaacatctcagaaagaaatttagtcctaggttgggcatacaatgggcagttaagaatataatgaggtaagtcctcaattgcggATGTTCCTCAGGGACAGAAGCACTGGTCTTTAGGTATTTTACTGTAGTAGCCTGCTAAAACTTCAGTTGAAATTGTTTCGAAGCGTAGGGATGTGAAGGCTGCTCTAAGATTATAGTTTGCAATACTAAGTAAGATGCTCTAGAATGATAGCACTTGAAGagtttaaaccaagaggctgactgaCAGTTCAAGACCACCTGTCTATGTATCAGGGCATCACCCTTATAGACCCAGTCCCAAAGATGTAAGTTATTTGCTGAGGGGTTAAGAAGATTGTCAGGGATGGAATATCTGTTATATTATGAAAAAAACAGTGGTGCACCGGGTCCTTAGATAGCATTTGATTAAATGTCAGATATCTGAGTGTATCAGGTCcggctgttttggttttttttccagaattttaaTACCACGAGGTGCACCCGTGCCCTCAAAGAGGGCAGATCTGTTTCTGCTCTCATTAGGGTGACTGGCACTCCCTTGAGAAGAGCCAGAATTCGACGTAGAAACTGATTTTGGATTGTTTCAAGACTGGTAATAATATCCTCTTTCCATCCTCACACCTCGGTGCCATACAAAAGGTGGGGAATAACCTTACTCTTAAATAATTTTAGAGCAGGGTCTATAAGTACTCCACCCttggtaaaaaaaacccctcaaaataAATCCAGCAATCCTTGTTGCAGAAGCTTTAACTGCGGCAACATGGACATTCCAATTCAGATTTTCTCTGTATATAATTCCTAGGTATTTAAAGGAGCTACACTGATTAATTGGGTTGCCCAGTATATTCCAGCAAGAGATTAGTGCTCTTTTTCTGAAGACCATGACTTTAGTTTTTCAAAATTAATGTTAAGGGCCTCTtccttgcagtacaatcctaattgCTGAAGCTGTCTTCTCATCCCAATTTTGGTAAGAAATACCAATGccatatcatcagcatataaTAGAATTGAGATTTTGATTCTGCCAAGAGAGGGTGGAAAAAATTGCGGGCCAGATAACCTCTCAACAATGTTGTTTCTACATAAGTTAAACAGTATAGGTGCCAACACACAGCACTGCTTCACACTCTTAAGAACTGGGATTTTGTTAGTCATGGAACCTGACAAACCCACTCTGATTTGAGCCTTTGACAGTGGGTGGACTAGCTTTCACTAAAAGGGACTCCAATGCATGGGTGTGAGAGGGAGGGCGCCAAGAAAGTTCAATGAAAGAAAAACATACACTCTTTACTTGAAttcaaatattataaataaatcaaaatattACATAGAAGACTAAGGCTTGCTGTCTCACCTACAGGGCTGCATTGCAGCTGGGAGGCAAGACTCGGATAAAGGGCTGGCTGCTTGGGTCCCAGCAGATGTTGTGTATGCTGTTGGAGTAGAAAAGGGAGAAAGGGGGACAGGGCTGGGCTTTATGCCAGTAGCATTCTGGTCTTCACTACCATTCCCTGGAGGTGGAATGAGTGGAgagtctccctccttcctgggTGCCAGAGGTGGCTGGGGATGCCTGTTGGTGGTTTcagggcattgggccagatcccctgGGGGGAGGAATGCCAGGTGGGCAGCAAACTTGCCTTTTCAGGgcccccttaagggatctggagGAAGCTGAAGGGTACATGCCTGGTCAGGCCATTGCAGGCTTCACTCTGGCTGACAGGGATCATTGAAATCATGCACAAATAGGTGCTACACCTCCTGCCATCCTATGGTGCCCAGCAGGTGGGCTGGGCAAGGTGGGGCACTGAATGGCAGGTGGGTTATTTGATGCCAGGAATCTGTGCCACATACCATATCAATGCTCCAATGGatgtaattaataaagttgtgCCCAATTTTCATCCAAGATCCTGTGTGTGACCATGTTTATTGCCCAGCCCATTGCACCAAACTCATAATAGCTAATGCAGCTGCAATGCTTATGATAATTTTTGCCATTGAAAATGTCTGAGATTGTTCAgaacatttttcaaaaaaacataTACATAATCTAGGGAGACATATATGTTAGGCAAAACTCTTTTTATTATTCTAAACTTTTAAATGAACTATTTCCTTTCTTgatatttgaaatgttttatagagtgtaatccgccctgagccagcctgtgtgaggagggtggaagagaagttgaaacaaacaaacaaataaatgaataaataaaattttatgctAATTTCTTCAGCTCTGAAATATATTATCTCTGGTGTTCCATTCATGATGCCTTATTTTTGCTTCCCCTGTTCTGAATGATTTGTCTCTTGTGAACTAATTTGATAATTCATTGCAAATTTAACCTGAATGCCTCACTTTTATGACCCTTTGGTattattgtttatatttttgtttacAGATTGGGTCACAGTAATTCCATTTTTGGTATGTTTTATGCAGTTGGCTAATCTTCTTTTTGATTGGTCAAGTATTTTAATTGTTTGGAGCTGTTTGACACAGTGCTTTGCTGTCTTCTTTTCCAACCATACTGTACAGCACAATTGGctcttcacacatgcacattctcacacagtcTGACTGACTTCTGTTAGCAGAGTTGCATAGTCTGCAGTAAAGCATGTGTGCATTTGAGCCTGTGCTACTGAGAGTTTGCACGTGTGTGGGGAGAGAAACAAATTTACACTCTGAGCCTTGGTTATGCTTTAGGGAAAAAAATAGTCCATTTATTGTTGGAACTCCATACGAGATAGGTAAGGGAAAAGATAGATCTCTTTCTAgctatctagtctaaagatgcCAGTGGATAGCAGGGTGGCATGTCCTCCATCCATGGTGGCAAGATGAAGCAGAGTGTGTtagtgtgacaaagagaggaagatgaggtgtcGTGATTCGGAAGTCCCTGAGAATACAATTCACACTTCAAAGGACAGTGACAGTATAACAGAAAGCAAGGATAAACAGATCCCTGAacttttatctctctctctttgatcatacccctctgaaacctgagtaagAGAATGAGTTCAGTCTTCCTTTTCTTACAGTTATAGTATATCCCTCCCCTGCCCTTGCTGTGTAAGAGTTCTGCTTAGCAGGCTATTGTTTTAAAGGAGGGGAACAAAAGGGATTAAGCAACAacctaaaagtgtgtgtgtgtgtgtataaaatattaaaaagtatttattactaaaaaagttcagctatatgacAAGGTACTTGGGGACCTTGGGGACTtaatgaagaagtggactggacttgctgtgtctgagatggattggattggattcGGACAATGGCCCTAATTGAATGTGTGGTGTGTCTCAGCCACTCCggtgttcccttccttctctctctcctcccctccacctctttTGAGAGCACATCTTCTTATCACATGGAAGAGATTGCATCATCTTTATACCGTGTCATATAGCTGAACTTAGGTTAAGTTATTTAGGTTAAAGTGTCAttgtatctttactgcagattgatgtaacgcactcctatacattggaaaccaggCCTCAGGTGGGTTTGTAATTGGATTTGGAGAACCTAGGGGGtaattaagagcatgttagggaataattttataatttgatatgtattttctttagagtgcaacaataaatgaagagcattgtgtgaatgcagtcctgggtctactgcaatatttgcagtttatcacacaatacttgaggtaaattttgatccagtgttttacctagaatatttctagcactttagaatggactatattatattaaaaaaaaattcctcccctcttcttcttttgttacagctctagataaaacaccgggagcattgcatgattggtttccatatgtgtgggtgtgtttgatcataaattgtttacaattgaccactgaggaaggcctaagggtTGAAACGCGTCTAGTCAGTTTTGttctgtaccttggtctatttgtgttggtcattgcactgtaccatcatctatatcttgagatgttttaacAAGTTTTGGAGTGTATATATACATAGcttgccattcaggccttatgttttaaacttgtttttatacACATtggtgcacgcgcacacacacacacacacacacacacacacacacacacactgttaggttgttacttaacctcTTTTgttccctgcttgtttgggttgagtttgtggggttccccccctttttttcttccttattgTTTTAAAGGACAATTAAATCAGTGACAAATCATATAAATTggtcataaataaataatgtgttttaataaaatcctacccttcagtATCTGTCCAAACAGTCACTAGTGAGGCTAATGATTAATTGGTTTGAATTTGAtatctttgcacatgcacaggtcTGATGCAAACCTGTTACAAACCTGTTCGGCTGGTGCTCGACATGATCAGGTGATCATCAGGCTGggtgatcagctcacatctgacTGACATCTGATTGAACACATTGCAGCTTCCCTAATATCAGTAAAGTTGAAAATGAAAACATAGTAAAACGATAAGCCAAGCAATAAACATAACAGGCAGTAGAATAAACCATTTTTTCTGTTGGGAAAAATGGTGctcaattcttctaaataaatggAATTAATCGTGAAGAACCTAGGCtccaatcctaagaacactttcctgggattaagcTTCATTATATAGATCTGGGTTGAAttatgagtag
The DNA window shown above is from Eublepharis macularius isolate TG4126 chromosome 3, MPM_Emac_v1.0, whole genome shotgun sequence and carries:
- the LOC129326647 gene encoding uncharacterized protein LOC129326647 isoform X2 produces the protein MSSTQEVGAAADEADQGAEVVAAPVALAVEPEEDLDGSFQAACPGGGPPSSADAAGTLAAWESEAFRAIWLAVAPSTRRAYNRAVLCPAERSKEF
- the LOC129326647 gene encoding uncharacterized protein LOC129326647 isoform X1, which codes for MSSTQEVGAAADEADQGAEVVAAPVALAVEPEEDLGAVSCREKQRILICGHSMVFWAAHQARRTRIGSQLGLSDWARVEWQGRRGLRWPGLLPLLFGRRSGLPPHVLVIHLGGNDLGLMQGRALSLQVKQDLQFILRRWPGVLIIWSAMLPRRVWREALHRPAIERARMKANRAIQKALGEGLGIYLPHPRIRATFADLYRGDGVHLSASGNEVFLDDLRQGLRLALSHLWGARA